DNA sequence from the bacterium genome:
GAAGAGGTCGCCGTGACCCGGGCGGCCGCAGGCCGGGCAGCGGTAGAGGACTGTCAGTCGGGAAATCAACGGTTATTCGGAGAGCCGCTTCTCCAGCCAGTCGGCGATTAACGCGCGCACCTCGGGCCGGGAGACGAACAGGTACGTCCCGTGACCGCCGGAGGGGTAGATTTTAAGCTCGGGGTCGGATAGCAGCCCGCCCAGCGTGCTGACGCTCCGGGCCGAGTAGTCGTCGTCCACGGCCGCGACGAGGAGGGCCGGGCGCTCGCCGTAATCCGTCGCGTACTCCCCGGGCCGCACCCCGTGGAAGTCCGAGCCCGGGCTGAGCATGATCACGCCGGTCACCCGATCGTCCCCGGCGGCCTCGATGAGGGCCAGGTTGGCGCCGATGCTGGCCCCGATAAGGAAATACTTGCCGGAAACCTGCTCCGCGAGGTAGTCCAGGGCCGCCCGGATGTCCTTCGCGCAGCCGAGCCATTCCTCGGTCTCGAAGTTCTTATAGTCGAGGCCGCCGAGGGCCGACTGGCCGTGGCCGCGCAGGTCCAGGGCCACCACGTCGAGCCCCTTGTGCGGCCCAGCATGTGGATCAGCACCACCCCCCCGCGCGGAGGCGAGCCCTCCACATTCAAAAACTCCAGCGTCACCGTCACCCCGTCGGAGGTGACCCGCTGGGCCACCGACCCGCCCAGGACCGCCGGCGGCGCATCGGCGCCCTCGGTCCCGGCGTCGCCGACCGTCAGGTCCGACCCGCCCGGTCCCTCCTCGCCAGAGCAGGCGGGGAGCGCGACCAGAACGAACACGAACAGCAGCGCGGCCATCCTCTTCATCGCACGCCTCCCGGATTTTCCCGACCCTTTATCCTACCACATCCGGCCCCCGCCCGGTACACGCCCGGCCCCTGGCGTCGGGCGCGCAAAAGCGGTATGATGATGTACTGGAATCGGCACAGAGCAGGGCACGCGGCGCCAACTCAACGATGTATAAAAAAGCCACATCGCGACTACGTGTCCAGCTTCAAGCTGGTGGAGGAGAGATGCGGTTCATCCTCGCGCTCGCCCTGGCGACGTTCGTCTTCCCCGCCCTGGCCCAGGATTACGCCGAGGAGGATCTGCGGGAGATGGAGGTCACCGACGTCCTTCTGGACACGACGACCGGCTCGACGAGCCTGGTAATGAAAGAAGTGGACGGGGAGCGGATGATCGTGATGGGCATCGGCCCGGCGGAGGCCACCGCCATCGCCGCGGCCCTGGAGAATTTCAGCTTCGACCGGCCCCAGACCCACGACCTGCTGGTGCGGGTGATACTCACCCTGGGCGCGGACCTGAAGCGGGCGATCATCACCCAGCTCCTGGAGGGGGCGTACTACGCGCGGCTGGAGCTGGTCCGGGACGGGGAGGTGCTGGCGGTTGACTGCCGACCGTCGGACGCCGCGGCCATGGCGCTGCGGTTCGGGGCGCCCATCTACGCCACCGAGCTGGTTTTGAAGCAGGCCTGGGAGTCCTACGAGGTAGAGAACCCCGAGGCGACGGAGGGCATCTGAGCCGGGGAGAGGACGACTTGGACGCAAAGCCCCATCGGGGGCTTTTTTTCACGCGCCGGCCGGGGGGTCGGGCAGGAGCGAGCGGACCCGTTCCCGGCCGGCCCTTACGAGCCCACGACGGCGAATGAATGTAGGGCGGGGATTTTACGCCCCACCGCTTTTTTCTCCACGGCCCTTGCCAACCCCCCAGATTTGGACTATAATAAACTTAGCTTCGAAAAACTCCAAACGTAGGGGGAAAAATGCGCAAGTCGTTGATACTCGGGGGGGCGGTGGTAGTAATCCTTTTCGCCGCCTTGACCGCCTGCTCGGACAGCCTGTCCACGGGGGCTGACAACCCCTTAGCGGATCGGGACACTTATACGGTTTCCGGCACGGTTTACCTTGGGGGATATGGGCATACCGCCACCGTCGGGCTTCGGCACATGTACACGTCCCCCTTCACCGATTACATCGAAGAGACAACCGCCTCACAATCCGGCCATTACGAACTCCCTTTAGGCAATTTGGACTCGGGCTGGTATGCCTGCGACGCATGGTTCCAGACCTACAGTGGATCCAGTACCCAATTCTACTGGGACAGTAATAATCCCCATTATTTTTACAACTACAACATCTACATGGAATAATTCGAGTAGCCCGTAGGTGGTTGCTCGGTTTTTTAGGGAGGTACAGGGATGAAAACCATTGTAGTTGGGGTTATCCTGGCCGTCTCGGCGTGCCTGGCGGGCAACGCCGTATCCATCGGGCCCGAGACGTCTTCGGAGTACAACGCCCAGTGGAACCTTTTCCGGCAGGGCGAGGTCCGTTGCGACCGCGTGGGTCAGAACTGTTACGGCTGCAACGACGACACCACCTTGTATTACACGGGGACAGCTATCAACCTGGCTGGCTACGACGGCGTTAGGATGAACATCGTTTACATGCAGGATGCGGCCGACGACGGCGACTACTGCCAGCTCTGGCTCGCCGGCGAGGATCACTACTACTACAATTTGGTTCACACCTTCGAGAACAGCGAAGACGTGTGCAGCCTAGATTTAATGCTCGACGGCTACTACGGTGTGAGGGACTTGGGAATAAAGTTCGAGTGGGTCTCCGACGGGAGCGGGGTGGACCGGGGCTTTCGCGTGTATTCCATCGCAATAACCGGCGTAAGTTGGGGTGAAGGCGACTACACGACTATCTTCACCTGGGATGCGTCCGACGACGTCACCGGTCACCAGTCCATCGGTATAGACTGGATGCTGTTCCACGCCAACATGAACTGCCTATCCTACAAGTATACGGCCGACGCGGACAGCCAAGGCTGGTGGGCCATAGACAACGTGCAGCTCATGGCGGACGGGGAGAGCGTCCTGCCCCTGCAGGGCGGAGGTTACGGCATCGAGGAATTCGAGAACGGAGGCTGGTACCAGGATAGGCACGGCCTTCCCGGCGGGTGGGAGACGGATTCCGACCACCGCACCGGGGACATGTACAGCCTGAACTGGCAGTGCGACTCCGCCGCGCACTCCGGCTGGCAGTACGAGGCCGAGACCATTACGC
Encoded proteins:
- a CDS encoding DUF151 domain-containing protein — encoded protein: MRFILALALATFVFPALAQDYAEEDLREMEVTDVLLDTTTGSTSLVMKEVDGERMIVMGIGPAEATAIAAALENFSFDRPQTHDLLVRVILTLGADLKRAIITQLLEGAYYARLELVRDGEVLAVDCRPSDAAAMALRFGAPIYATELVLKQAWESYEVENPEATEGI
- a CDS encoding alpha/beta fold hydrolase, giving the protein MLWRGGTGRVGPDGRRRRDRGRRCAAGGPGRVGGPAGHLRRGDGDAGVFECGGLASARGGGADPHAGPHKGLDVVALDLRGHGQSALGGLDYKNFETEEWLGCAKDIRAALDYLAEQVSGKYFLIGASIGANLALIEAAGDDRVTGVIMLSPGSDFHGVRPGEYATDYGERPALLVAAVDDDYSARSVSTLGGLLSDPELKIYPSGGHGTYLFVSRPEVRALIADWLEKRLSE